Proteins encoded within one genomic window of bacterium:
- a CDS encoding DUF1820 family protein gives MATKKTLYRIAFHNQGQVYELYARSVSPAALLGFVEIEDIVFGQKTTAIVDPGEERLQREFEGVKRFFVPMHAVVRIDEVDKQGTSRITEVAGKGGNVAPFPLPLPKSDKP, from the coding sequence ATGGCGACCAAGAAGACCCTCTACCGCATCGCGTTCCACAACCAAGGGCAGGTCTACGAGCTCTACGCGCGGAGCGTGTCCCCGGCCGCGCTGCTCGGCTTCGTGGAGATCGAGGACATCGTCTTCGGCCAGAAGACGACGGCGATCGTCGATCCCGGCGAGGAGCGGCTGCAGCGCGAGTTCGAGGGGGTGAAGCGGTTCTTCGTGCCGATGCACGCCGTGGTGCGGATCGACGAAGTAGACAAGCAGGGGACGAGCCGCATCACCGAGGTCGCGGGCAAGGGCGGCAACGTCGCCCCGTTCCCCCTGCCGCTCCCCAAGTCCGACAAACCCTGA
- a CDS encoding PQQ-binding-like beta-propeller repeat protein, translated as MRKTIALALGLALVAPAAFADSPMFRGGPRHEGVCPGPAVRPGKVKWSFRTGGKIRSTPALAGGTLAVGAEDGFLYALDAKTGALRWKFKTEGDVSSSPAIADGRVFFVGGDGALRALALADGKELWKLETGPLGHYEFPAGNVRTWDYFASSPVVADSVVYVGGGDRKIHAADAATGKERWSFAAQGIVRATPAVADGVVFAGDFAGRLYALDAATGAAKWTFKVEGSRSFPNGEIQSSPAVADGLVYFGSRDAHLYAVDAATGKLAWRASHDGSWAPTSVAIARGVVYEGSSDGKFVRALDAKSGAAKWTHDAGGRVFSSPTVAGDLLYFGTQLGEFYALELTEGNVRGTFADEAAIQSTPVVGDGLVYVAGDAGRVYAVEGPAYDASMEPKAIEIPASALSAFAGKYAYRSYSTEVRVEEGALVFDGLGEPKMRLLASAPNAFFCKTNGWTFAFKTDAAGKATGLALNIEGQTFELTRAN; from the coding sequence ATGCGAAAGACCATCGCCCTCGCCCTCGGCCTCGCGCTCGTCGCGCCGGCCGCCTTCGCCGACTCGCCGATGTTCCGCGGCGGCCCCCGCCACGAAGGCGTCTGCCCCGGCCCCGCGGTCCGCCCGGGCAAAGTGAAGTGGTCGTTCCGCACCGGCGGCAAGATCCGCTCGACCCCCGCGCTCGCCGGCGGCACGCTCGCCGTCGGCGCCGAGGACGGCTTCCTCTACGCGCTCGACGCCAAGACCGGCGCGCTGCGCTGGAAGTTCAAGACCGAAGGGGACGTCTCCTCCTCCCCCGCGATCGCCGACGGCCGCGTCTTCTTCGTCGGCGGCGACGGCGCGCTGCGCGCCCTCGCGCTCGCCGACGGCAAGGAGCTGTGGAAGCTCGAGACCGGGCCGCTCGGCCACTACGAGTTCCCCGCGGGGAACGTGCGGACGTGGGACTACTTCGCCTCCTCGCCGGTCGTCGCCGACAGCGTCGTCTACGTCGGCGGCGGCGACCGCAAGATCCACGCCGCGGACGCCGCGACCGGCAAGGAGCGCTGGAGCTTCGCCGCGCAGGGGATCGTCCGCGCGACGCCGGCCGTGGCCGACGGCGTGGTCTTCGCCGGCGACTTCGCCGGGCGACTCTACGCGCTCGACGCGGCGACCGGCGCCGCGAAGTGGACCTTCAAGGTCGAGGGAAGCCGCTCCTTCCCCAACGGCGAGATCCAGTCCTCCCCCGCCGTCGCCGACGGCCTCGTCTACTTCGGCTCGCGCGACGCGCATCTCTACGCCGTGGACGCGGCGACCGGCAAGCTCGCGTGGCGCGCCTCGCACGACGGCTCCTGGGCGCCGACGAGCGTCGCGATCGCCCGCGGCGTCGTCTACGAGGGCAGCTCCGACGGCAAGTTCGTGCGCGCGCTCGACGCCAAGTCCGGTGCGGCGAAGTGGACCCACGACGCCGGCGGCCGCGTCTTCTCCTCGCCGACCGTCGCCGGGGACCTGCTCTACTTCGGCACGCAACTCGGCGAGTTCTACGCGCTGGAACTGACGGAAGGGAACGTCCGCGGCACGTTCGCCGACGAGGCGGCGATCCAGTCCACGCCGGTCGTCGGCGACGGGCTCGTCTACGTCGCCGGCGACGCCGGCCGCGTCTACGCCGTCGAGGGGCCGGCCTACGACGCGTCGATGGAGCCGAAGGCGATCGAGATCCCCGCGTCCGCGCTTTCGGCGTTCGCCGGGAAGTACGCCTACCGCAGCTATTCCACGGAGGTCCGCGTCGAAGAGGGGGCGCTCGTCTTCGACGGCCTCGGCGAGCCGAAGATGCGGCTGCTCGCCTCGGCGCCGAACGCCTTCTTCTGCAAGACCAACGGCTGGACGTTCGCCTTCAAGACGGACGCGGCGGGCAAGGCGACGGGGCTCGCGCTGAACATCGAAGGCCAGACGTTC